CATAATTGGTCTTATGCAGATGGATGTCTGATTAGTTTACATAAATTCAATTTATAAAATACACATAAACCTAAATTTTAATAAATTACATAAGGCAATTTCCCAAAGGTTAAGGCATTTCTTGTAATTCATTACATTATATATAGGTATTAATATATTTGCTTTAAGAAACATAGCTTAGTGTCTTGTGTACAAAGTAATGTAAACAAAGCATACATGCAACAAGATGAACATAATATAAATAAACATATGCACAATTTACAAAAGTAATTCACATTTTAAGACAGAACCCCTAATGAGCACACGACCTGGTCATGAACCACACTACATACACCAATAAAATAAAATGACAATTTAAGCATTTTGAAAATCACTTGGCTTACAAATGCTAACAATTAATAGGAATATATTTGAAGGTTTTGCACATTAAAGAACATGGGGTCTGGCACACCTGTGCAGTTTTTAAGACTCATAGTAAACTTTCATTGCACAATTAAGAATGGCAGTTGAGAATATAAATGTTGCAAAACTTTGGAAACCTGACTGAATATAAACATAACactactgccacaaaataaaTTTATGCCGTGCTGCTCACTTAGCAACTACCTCATCTTTTTCTGGGAAAAGATACAGTTAAATTGTATGCTACCATACAATTTTAAAACTCATTTAAAGATCAATAGTAACTACAGCTTTTGTTAGGAAGCTTGAGAAGTTTTGGAAATATGAACATAGCAACACTCGACAATGACACAGCAATGTGGAAAATTGAAGATCACTTCAAGGATGCACCACTGTTGAAAGTTTTACATTTAGATTATGTTATGGCTTTTCACatggaaaaataaaattaatgaagTAACTTGGCTGAATAACACTAAGAAttaatttaattgtcatttaaacaAAATGGGCTTCTCTGTATTCATAGTCCGGTGGAAGTCGTTTCGATCGCAGTTTTTGAAATGCCAGTTTGCGTTCTGCTTGGGTTTCTTTGGCTGCACTTGCTGAACTTTCCAATTCCTTAGATCCATTATCTTCAGGATTAATTGTTCCATTGCTGTCTTGTACAGAATCCGAGTTATTAGTTAATGCTACAATAGGTTTGAGCGTAGAACCTTCTGCATGTTTGAGTGCATTAGAGGGTGGTTTGTAAAAAGTGCCAGGTGGAGGCTGTAAGGTTCGTGGAGATCGAAATGCATAAGGTGGTGCAGGATCTAATGAGTTTCCATCAATCTTTGTGGTCTTTACCTGTCTAACAGTCACTGTGTTTGGTTTATTGGGCAGCAAGCTACTTGTAAAGCTATTGCCAGAACCTTGAGcaaagtgtggagagagagaattgtcaacagttttgtttTCTGGAGCAACATTTGCCACAATCATGGCTGTCTTTTGAGTTATCCCGTAACACTTATACTGCTTGTCCCAAGTCCGATGCAGAGACTGGGTGTCATAATATGAATGTCTGCAACATGTAGGTGAACGAGATGGAGTTTGCATCTCTGGAACTTCTTCAATAATAGTATTCCTTTCATTGTTTGTTTTGCTATACCCTTTCACACTTCTGTCATTCAAAgaaagcaattcaggaacaggaaggctaGCAGGTCTTGGAATAATTGGCTTTGGCCTAGGAGGCCGCATATTAACTTTAACAAGCTGTTGACTGGCCTTTTCAGTTGCTGACTTGTTGGATTTGTGTTCTTCAGAAGTTTGTGTAGTTGGTAATTGTTTCAATGTCTCACATTTTTCCAGGTTGATAGAGATATCTGGCCCTGAAAATATTGTATAATTCATACATTAGTATTGTCAACTGGTTTTAAACTGTTAATCCCAAGAAAAATTTCAATTTCTCAAAGATGGATTATTAATGATCCATTCATTCGGAAACAAAGCACTATTCCTTGTTACTCTACACTGGGTCCCCTGTACAACGTATGCTTTCATTCAGTCCTGATATTCCCAAAACATGATTTCTTTTATAAATACACATCAAGATACAAACCTAATTCATTGACCTTTCTGCTCCATTTTAGATCCTTTCCTTCGCTTATGGTCTTACTGGAAGATACCTTTTGTGATGATTCCTTTTCATGTCCAGAAAATGCAAAGCCCTGCCAATATCAAAAATGTCCCCGTTATATTTATGTGTAGGCATACATTAAGAACACATTTTATTAATCTTATGCTAGCATTAAAAGGCAGAAATATATTTACTTCATTTAACTGCATATCTTTTTAGTTACATTTTGAGAAGTAAGCATCAATGGCAAGGCCATCATTCACTTCCTAGCCCTACCTGTCCTAAGAGCTGGCTGGTTTAATTGAGATTCTGCTCATTGGCAATCCCCATGTTATTACACAGAATGTCAAGGATAGGCGACAATCTCTTAATTGGAAAGAGTCACTAACAGACTATGAATGCTATTTGTGATACATTATCACAGTTGTATTATTGAAATCTTGTCACATGCAGGTATAGATGTCTGAGTTGTGACTAAATGGAGCATTTTGAAACAGGCAAGATTGGTTAAGTATAGCAAAAAATTCCAGCTGAATGATTTAAGTAAATCAGATAGCTATTTCCCATCCACCCAATAAAATTCTGGTGGTTTAGTGATCTTTACTGAAACTAATTTCAGACAATGAATTGAACGACAATTCCTTAGTTAGCTGGACTTGAACTAACATCTCTAGACTATTAGTTACTAGCATAATAATTCAATCACTGCATCATCATCATTGCCTGGAGTATTCCCAACAAGCTACAGAACTTTATTTccatatttgttaaaagtcttaAGTAAATGAAAAAAAGAGCTCCTATTTCCTTCACACCTAACAAAGAGAATCAAGTTTTGTGACTTGATTACAAGCTAAGTCTTATGTAATTAAGAATGAACCCACTTCACACCATGGTCACGTTTCATGCTATTTAATCCACCTCTCCCCCCAACATGTATTCATCATACACAGCCAGCATTTTTGCTACCTAAGTAAATAACATTAAAGCAATACACCACCGGCAAAAAAAACCTCTCAATTTTCAAAATCCTAAAGTTTTCATAagctttctttccatttctttttcctttctctttttcAGCAATTCAAACTGAAATCTATTTCATTTTCTCACCTGATACCATATATGGATTTTATATAAATTAAACTAAGATTAAAGTTTGTGAATACACTTCAGAAACAGAGTCTTGgaatatattatttttattataggACTAATAATCATGAACTTTATggataagaaatataaaaatgtaAGAGTGCCAAAATAGCCAAACTGAGAACCAAAAACAATTGCAAATGATTGAAagcagtatttaaaaaaaatcttcaaaaggAAATATTAACCCTATTTCTCTTTTCAGAAATACATTTGGCTTGCTGAGTATTACCACAAATTAATTTTTTGATTTTTAAATTGGGATCTTTGTTGATCCTAATGCAAGAGATATTTTGTCTTGATTTTTGTTGGAAATGCATTTCTGGAGTATTCCAATGAGGGGAAAAAAATCTAAATTCCTAGAAACTCTATAGAACGGTCAAGCCAACACTTACCTCTTTGTTATTTTTTGCATGACCCTTGTTTTTTGTGATACCCTCCTCAGGTGACAAAGGAATAACCTTATCTTTCTCATCAAATAAGATCTTTCCAGTTTGTGAATATGATGGAGACAGTGGAAAAACAAATATCTTTTCATAGTAATTAATGAGTAGTTCCACCATTTGAGCCTGATACGGATAGTCAACGAGAGAAGATAATGAAGCAGTAGCATCAGTTTGTTTTGGTCGAATGAGAGTAGGTCCAAATATTATCCCAAGGTTGCTAGGTGACAtcttattttcttcttctttttctgctACCCTGTTGAGGAAACGCAAATGTGTGAATCTGTTAATGTTTTTAGTCAGTAACACTTTTGGCTTCTAATTGTGAAAGTTGTTCATTCAAGTAACAAGTGGCATCATAATGAAGAACTGCGAAAATGTTACTCTATCAAGAGAACGGAAATATTCAGCTTGTTTGTACTATTAGGCAGCCAAAGGTACCACACTAAAGTGGAGAAACACGTCTGTTATCCTGGTATACAAGCTAATATTTATCCCCTGGTTAAACATCATAAATGAGTGGGAACTGGCTTTATGAAAATTGGTTGTAATTACTATAAAGGTACTGTAAAGTACATCACAATGCAAGATACAGTTCAACTTATACTGAAAGAATGGAAATGACAGGTCTTAGGcagtgaatttctggaattctctacctcaGCAGGTGTTTAAAGAGCAGGTAgataattttgtttttaaagATCATGACATTGAGGACTACGGGGAACAGGCATAAGAGTTGGGGCCTGAAGCAGATTAGCTATGATATTTATAGATGGGGCATGTATGAGGGCTAGTTGGCCTACTCTTAgtcctattttcttgtgttcaaCAAATGATGCACAAAACATAAATGGAAacaaagctttaaaaaaaaaaggtaaaTTGAATTGAACTAACTTTActccttacatccttcacatacatgagtaaaaatctttaacaacgtctccatctaaatgtgcaatcatagtaatttataataaatagaacagtcaatgtaatatagagtacactcaaatcagcaggagttcatcagtctgatggcctggtggaagaagctgtaccggagcctgttgatcctggcttttatgctgcggtactgcttcccggatggtagcagcaggaatagATTGTGACttgggtcctcaatgatcctacaggccctttttacacacctgtccttgtaaacatcctgaatcatgggaagttcacaactacagatgtgctgggctgtccacaccactctctgcagagtcctgtgattgagggaagtacagttcctataccaagcagtgatgcccgtcaggatgctctcaattgtgcccttgtagaaagttctcaagatttgggggcccatcccaaactttctcaaccgtctgaggtaaaagaggcgttgtgcctttttcactacacagctggtgtgtacagaccacgtgatgtccttggtgatgtggatgctgaggaacttgaagctgtttataGTTACACAGCGTCAATGCCACATTGTCAAGTTACCAGAGCAATTTAAGCATGAAATTAATGCCACTGAATACAATGCAGTCAAGACGTAAAATCTGATTCAGATTTACGATGGCAGAAGGCAAATGCTCTTCAGATTTTATTCTGTAAAGCATCTTTTTGAAGGAGAATGCTTCAAAGTGCTCAGAAAACCACCAGTTGGATGAAATTTCCTTTTAAGAGACATAATAAAATTAAAAACCCATGTCAACTTTTGAAGCTGGgatactgtaattttttttctctgcatggactttcaaatattactgataccTGTAAAATGCATCATAAAACTAAAGGGGTGCACATAAAAATCAAGGCATTCTGCAGTCATAAACAATATCACTGTTTAAGTTACCTTTGTGCAGAGTACTGAGGCATTAATGTTGAGTGAATAGGAAGACAACTGACAAAAGTTAATTCAAACATGGACTTTTACTTGTACTGAAGGACAAATACCATTCTGGATCTCAAGCTGTTCGGTATCTAAATGCTTAGTTTCTCTCAGCAAGAGGTGCAGTTCACTTGTACAAAGCTTCTTGCTGTTGATGACAAAGCTCTTTGCAGCATAGGACTGTGGAAGCAAGCCATTAAACCTGTATGTTGATGCACTCTTTCAATCAGAGGCAAAAACGAACATCTTTTGGCTGGTTGGGGAAAAGTGACACATGGAGGTTTGGATAAACAGCAATGCTCAAAAATCTTGATATATTCAAATGTGAAGTGACCATAAGTTTACTTTTACACACCTGCGAAGGTGGTTTATGAGATACCGCACAGTGTTATAATTTGGTTGTGGCAACTGCCCGAGTAAATCTCTGACTTTAGAAAGAATTTGTTTTCTTCCTACACTTGCTGACCACTTGCGTGTTGGCAGACCCTTTCGTTTTTCGTCATCTTCAGTGCTCACATTATGGCATTCCTTGGCCAAGCCAATAAATTCATTATAAAGGCGAAACAACATCAGCGGCTCTGGAAGCTATGGTTCAAAAGAAAATAATGATGTCACTTCAATAAGaacttgattttttaaaaaaatgactgACATATAGAGTCATATAACAGATATGACTTACCTGACGAAGAAACAGTTTTAACACATTACTAATATCATGGGGATACAAATCTGAGAGTTCCACTAAATCCTTTCCATTTTCAAAAGCTTGGCACAACTTTTCAACTCTAGATTTGGCTCCATTTATTCGATAAATACCCTTTGAACAAAGAATAAACTAAGTAAATAAGCATTCACAACTAATTTACACTATGCAAATAGAATATGGACATTGATAAAGACGACAATGCATTACTCGAAAATTGTCAGAGCAGATTTAGAGGCCAAAGCTTCAGGCAGTTTTAAGGTTTTAATTAAATTTTAAGGTGGATAATTTAATTTTTCTGATTTAATGTGTGCTGAATACTTGTACATTAACTAGCAGAACCACTTGAATTGAACATCACAGAGCTCTAAACCTAGATTACATAGTTAAGTGTTTGTAACATAATACTTCATTGTGTGATGATTCACCACTTTTAACAGGACAAAGCAATAAACATGTCCTTACTACCAGTGTTAGCAATATCCCAAAAAACCAAAAAgaatgctttttaaaaattattttaactGGAATTCTGGTTTTACTTATGTAGGTAATTGGTATTCTTAAAGTGCTACAAATTATTTTAAAGACGTGTGATTGAATGATTATTGCTATCATGAGCTTGTTCTAAATAAGACACATTCTTCATAATGTAATACTGAGCTAAACCTGGTGGCACATCAATTATTGCAGAATTACTTCCACATACAATAATACTATCATTATCAGTGAAAAAGTTTGTCATTGTAGAACACATGACAAATCTTACCTTTATGCTTAAAGCCCGGTTTTCAATCTCTGAAGTGCATTTTTTAATAATGAAAGGGATTCCATCAGAACAATCTTTTGCAGTTTGAATAAAATCCACTCCAAACAGATGCAATCGACCCTGAAGTTTCTTATGGCCACATTGTATAGCTAGAGTCTCGAGACACTTTTTATGGCATGCCAAACCACACTGCCAAGTGAAATTAAGTACAAGTATTAACTCACAATGTTAATTTCAGTTCAATACAAATCATAGGACTAAAACACAAAGAACATATTTCTATTCCTTTATTCTGATAACAGCAGAATCAGCTAAAGTAGTATAAATGATTAGGGAGCTATAAAAGATATACAAAATACTGCATGAACtcggcagatcaggtagcatctatggaaatgaataaacaattaacattttgggtcgagactttTCGCCAGAACTGGAAAAGGGGAAGAACCCAGAAtaagatggagggaggggaaggaatacaagttaGTAAGTGATAGAAGTTCCATCCAAAGGTGCTCAGCAAAGAAGTCCCCCAATCTATGTCAACCACTGTTAACCTAACACAGATTTGGGGACTGCTTTTGGCACCTGttgtagattgggggactgctttgtcaggTGCCTTCATTCCACCCACAAAAAGcaggtggccaaccattttaattctaattctcattcccattctgacatgttggcccATAACCTCCTCTACTTCCACAATGTGGTCACTCTCGTGTTGAAGAAGCAACAcatcatattctgcctgggtagcctccaacatgattatatgaacattgattttgctAACTTCTAGTAATatttctccttccctcttctccattccccactctgggtcCCCTCTCACTTCTCTTCAGCTATTTATCATCTCctcctggttcccctcctcctttcttttctcccaTAGCCCAATCACCTTCTTCTATCAtaatcctccttctccagccctttaccttttccacccatcatctcctgcttcttacttcctcccttgcttcacctatcaacttctaactcgttctccttcccctccactcaccttcccccttcccttccagtcccagtgaagggtcttggcccaaaacatcgactatttattcattttcataaatgctgcttgacctgcagagttcctccagcattttgtgtgtattattctggatttcccgcatctgcaaaATCTTGTGTTTATAAGATTTACATTATGCTTCAAAATTGCTTATGCTTGTGTTAAATTACACTGGTTGAACCTGGGTGTTCTTGTGCCTACATGTCATCTGTGTAATATGGAGCAGCGAAAGTGCTCACAACTGTCTTTCAGCTTGATTGTAGGACTCCACATTTTGCCTAGTAGTAGAGCCAAATCTTGCTGAGATTCCTACCATTAAGACTACCTCGCTGACACAATGGCGAAAAAAATAACCAGTGTTTTCACAGGTGACAAACCTCAAGCCCACTGAAGGCTCAGAGCAATCCAGAAGTAGGGATTTTCCAGTAACAAGTCAATGCATTGCTAAAACTTCACAGCACCTCTCTGGAACAGGACAGTCAGCTAGATTGGCCTACACGTCATTAGCCTGTACAGGCAATGAAGAAATTGGGTGGAATTTTGACAAGTCGTATTTAGTTCTCATCCTGTGGATGGTAGCTTTATACCACTGGCTCCACAGCCAAGCACATGCATCAATGTTTGAACTTGTGGCTCTTCTCAGACTGAGCAGGATTTCTATTGTAGCTACATTCAATCAGTAACAAATAGGTCCAGTTGGCTAGGTCCTCCACATTTTTTCCAATTACATAGAATCTTGAATGACCTATATCAGCTGTTTCCTTCCTTGCATTTCTTGTTAGCAATGACAAATACCAGCAAACATTTAACATCAGATGTTCTCAATCAAGAAGCAGCCAATGGAATTACCCATTTTGCAGTAAGTGTCTGTTTCTATTTTAATTCACATTTATGTACAATTATACCTTTATATTTGGTGATGAAATTTCAGTATTCAACAATAACTGGAATGCTCACATTCACAAATAGATACAGACATCTAGAGATTACTGTATTTCCACTCTGCAGCGCTCACTGAgacaaaccactttttataaactATTATCACTGAGAGCGTTAAAAAAAAGTAGCTTTCCACATTTTgttaaaaaatatttaaatctGATTGACTGATCAACTGGGAATCAGTAATTCGGCATGTTTTCCCGATACAATTACGTTAAAAGGTAAACTGAATTAAAGGTAATGCCCAAAAACTTGGTTAATTTTCATTAATTCATGAGAAATAGAACTTTGTGCACATAAGATTTAATATGGCAAGTAACTACCCAGTTAGATACTTTACCTCCTCACATTCAGCACCATGAAACACCACAAGGCTGTCACATTCTCTGCACTTTGATGGAGCTCGCAGTTTTCGCAGTTTATGTGTTAGCGATGCCTTTGACATTACGGTATTGCGGAAGGGCCCTGGAGAACTTGCCATCTCCACTACAATCTCACTTAGGCCTACATTATAAGAAAGTTGTACAGCACAATTAAGCTTATTCTGAAAGATCAGTCTCAGATTTCTGCCACACATCTAGCAAATATCAAACTCAAAAAATTGTGCacatctatttttagataatgcTTGCTCTGCATGCTCCTGACCAATGAATCTGGAAAAATTGGATCTCAAATTTCATGAAAGATGATTTGACAAGAGCCACATGGACAGAATGAATCGATCAGGTGGCAGCTTACATTGCAGCTCCTCAAAAGAAAATTAAAGATAGTTGTATGGAATGTTTTAGCAGCAGTGAGGGAAGGTGTCAGTGAGTAATATGTCAGTACTTGCATGGAATCTACAATTTACACAATGCTTTGCATCCTAAATTAACTTTCCTACATCAAGTTCAAGAGCCTCATCTCATACAAGTTCCCAGAATCTTCTTTTTGCGTTTCCTGGCTACCGTACTTGGAAGCTGCCCAATTATGAAAAATGGAAAACGCACAATAGAAAACTTCTAGAGTGGCTTCTTTAAAACAAATTATATGTTGAGAGCACATTCTTATCACACAATCTCCTCTGGTGCCTACTGGAAACAAGATAACTAAAAGTAAATTAATTTACTTTGCAGTGATATGATTTGTAATAGTAAACTAGACAATATCACTTGCAATGATAACCTCAATCACACCCGAATAAAATGCACAGGGGAACTAAATACACACCATTGTCTGATAAAGATGGTGGCTCTCTTTCATCCAAGTCATCTGCCGAAGACATGGTGCCTGTTGAAGGTGTTCGGGGCAGCCTTCTTTTAAAATCACCTGCATCAAACAAAGTAACATGCATAACATCAATTATGGCAACAAAACCTACTTATGTTAACACAATGACTTATGATTGGATTTCAAGATTGCTAACTGAATATAAATTTAGGTTCCACTCACTTTCATCTCCTCACTTAGAGAATGTTGACTTCCATACCACAGTATCACAGAAATTCTAAACTCTTCCTGCCACACCTTAGATAATTTCATTTTAGATCATGCAGCCAAAATATTTAAAGATAGGTTAAAAAAAGGGATCAGGAATCTTTCCCTTAAATTAGTTAAATAACAAGCGAAGAGAAAGAGGCTTGTGAATTTTAATGATCTTGTAAGGGACAAATGGAAAGATAATAAGAATGT
The nucleotide sequence above comes from Hypanus sabinus isolate sHypSab1 chromosome 11, sHypSab1.hap1, whole genome shotgun sequence. Encoded proteins:
- the LOC132401762 gene encoding rho GTPase-activating protein 29-like, with translation MLRQTVGSNKRGLGLSRLSSSNLFVLPSSGNWSMGRSVKSGSVSSISSNSDCYDNPVVDPEYIMQLVNDVRKFADVLEHLKEAFLSGENKSLRQMAHERLGELLRVLKSVISKHQSLNSVDILSATGTVISKVKGANYNEVDEEKREHFSEIFVSIDALAFTFGNVISDFLMGDVDCSSSVGLPISGRSRSYENLSMGSGGSIHEKNDLQGALRAEEVDNMLLKHDSGIESALIYAKNWSKYTKDILAWLEKRLNLDMEYARNFSKMAESAKTFIGQQVHMPFHSVYMSAFEYDMEYSQAVLQTGAGLQLNKFIQPLLLRRNELDKQRKEIKEQWQREQRKMHEAETTYRKANLLYIQRQEEYEKAKSSTIRAEEEHVTSSSGLTGNHSKHLERKRKLEEDALQKAEEAEENFKASISDANEKRSNMESIKSDILTQLRELVYQCDLTLKSVTVNLFQMQHAQVVSLPVNYQSLCENTKLYEPGQQYSEFVKSLPKEEVSVESCLMPFPVLSSGGLPITKKTTNSPHSSQGNLSQTSGTSGDIPLQSPDVESSFHVKSNNLEEKQLNSIDLQAVQSHGAFRAWPLGQQGSGMCSDSESGGGSSESQSVDSPSTSPGDFKRRLPRTPSTGTMSSADDLDEREPPSLSDNGLSEIVVEMASSPGPFRNTVMSKASLTHKLRKLRAPSKCRECDSLVVFHGAECEECGLACHKKCLETLAIQCGHKKLQGRLHLFGVDFIQTAKDCSDGIPFIIKKCTSEIENRALSIKGIYRINGAKSRVEKLCQAFENGKDLVELSDLYPHDISNVLKLFLRQLPEPLMLFRLYNEFIGLAKECHNVSTEDDEKRKGLPTRKWSASVGRKQILSKVRDLLGQLPQPNYNTVRYLINHLRRVAEKEEENKMSPSNLGIIFGPTLIRPKQTDATASLSSLVDYPYQAQMVELLINYYEKIFVFPLSPSYSQTGKILFDEKDKVIPLSPEEGITKNKGHAKNNKEGFAFSGHEKESSQKVSSSKTISEGKDLKWSRKVNELGPDISINLEKCETLKQLPTTQTSEEHKSNKSATEKASQQLVKVNMRPPRPKPIIPRPASLPVPELLSLNDRSVKGYSKTNNERNTIIEEVPEMQTPSRSPTCCRHSYYDTQSLHRTWDKQYKCYGITQKTAMIVANVAPENKTVDNSLSPHFAQGSGNSFTSSLLPNKPNTVTVRQVKTTKIDGNSLDPAPPYAFRSPRTLQPPPGTFYKPPSNALKHAEGSTLKPIVALTNNSDSVQDSNGTINPEDNGSKELESSASAAKETQAERKLAFQKLRSKRLPPDYEYREAHFV